The following proteins are co-located in the Flavobacteriales bacterium genome:
- a CDS encoding DNA mismatch repair protein, with product MSSILTYYESKKTTHQEKYTELNSKFNLLGTLRLIVFGCLCVSTYLFFQNYFFIYIAIGGVVFTLFLYLLYQLEKLSRKKKIQSALIKINEDEINFIQSKIMPWDDGSEFISPSNPYTYDLDFFGPHSLFQAINRTTLHTGKQTLASHISSPLEGDKILENQKAISELAEQIEFRQEIQALGKITNDSENSYHFLKNWIDSEESNLPSWLTIYSYLAPAILVMFGVIYFITGNATFSSFMGYLFIANILVSTLIMKPIKKQMNTSGKVGALLKGYSVIIKAIESRKFESAKLQRMILTFNNDDIYASTHVKKLASLFTQLDSILNLLISILTNGIALYHVHVYKSLLKWKLQHSENINSWLLALGEFEAFNSLAGFAYNNPDFSYPEINNKNKLQFKDLGHPLIQKSSRIVNDIDFSKEHFILLTGSNMSGKSTFLRSLGINVILAGIGAPICATEATVPPIKVWVSMRLSDSLEDNESYFYAEVKRLKSIIENAEKENTFVLLDEIFKGTNSDDKRMGTVEVIKKLISKNVIGAIATHDLEVCDTTKEYPEKLINKCFEVEIINDDLHFDYKLRNGVCKNKSATFLMKKMNVI from the coding sequence GGTTGCTTATGTGTAAGCACGTATTTATTTTTCCAGAACTATTTCTTTATCTATATAGCTATTGGTGGAGTTGTATTTACACTTTTTCTATATCTGTTATATCAGCTCGAAAAGCTTTCAAGAAAGAAGAAAATTCAATCCGCTCTAATCAAAATTAATGAGGATGAAATTAATTTTATTCAAAGTAAGATAATGCCTTGGGATGATGGTTCTGAATTCATCAGCCCCAGTAATCCTTATACTTACGATCTTGATTTTTTCGGACCTCATTCCTTATTCCAAGCGATTAATAGAACCACTTTACATACAGGTAAGCAGACCTTAGCATCTCATATAAGCTCTCCACTAGAAGGCGATAAAATACTTGAAAATCAAAAAGCAATTTCAGAGCTTGCCGAACAAATTGAATTTCGTCAAGAAATTCAAGCACTTGGAAAAATCACTAACGACAGCGAAAATTCTTATCACTTTTTAAAAAATTGGATTGATTCAGAGGAAAGTAACTTACCAAGCTGGTTAACCATTTATTCTTATCTAGCTCCCGCTATTCTCGTAATGTTTGGTGTAATATACTTCATAACCGGTAACGCTACTTTTAGTTCATTTATGGGGTATCTATTTATTGCCAACATTCTGGTTTCAACTTTAATAATGAAACCGATAAAAAAACAGATGAACACAAGTGGGAAAGTTGGCGCCTTATTAAAAGGATACAGTGTAATCATTAAAGCCATCGAATCTCGAAAATTCGAATCAGCTAAGCTTCAACGAATGATCTTAACTTTTAATAACGACGATATTTACGCAAGCACTCATGTTAAAAAATTAGCTTCATTATTTACACAATTAGACTCTATCTTAAATCTCCTAATTTCTATTTTAACCAACGGTATTGCGCTTTACCACGTTCATGTTTACAAGAGTTTATTGAAATGGAAATTACAACATTCGGAAAACATAAATTCGTGGTTGCTCGCGCTTGGAGAATTCGAAGCGTTTAATAGCCTGGCGGGGTTCGCATATAACAACCCCGATTTTTCATATCCAGAAATAAATAACAAAAACAAACTTCAGTTCAAAGATCTTGGCCACCCGCTAATTCAAAAGAGTTCAAGAATTGTTAATGATATAGATTTTAGCAAAGAACATTTTATTTTACTCACTGGGTCGAATATGTCGGGCAAAAGCACTTTCCTCCGAAGCCTTGGGATTAATGTAATACTTGCAGGAATTGGTGCCCCTATATGCGCCACAGAAGCTACTGTACCTCCAATTAAAGTATGGGTTTCTATGCGTTTATCTGATTCTTTAGAAGACAATGAATCCTATTTTTATGCTGAAGTTAAACGGCTAAAAAGTATTATTGAGAATGCTGAGAAAGAAAATACATTCGTATTGTTAGATGAGATTTTTAAGGGAACTAATTCAGACGACAAGCGAATGGGAACAGTAGAAGTAATAAAAAAACTAATCTCTAAAAATGTAATTGGCGCGATAGCTACCCATGACTTGGAGGTCTGCGACACCACAAAAGAATACCCCGAAAAGCTCATCAATAAATGCTTTGAAGTTGAAATAATAAACGACGATCTACATTTCGATTATAAGCTTCGTAATGGTGTTTGCAAGAATAAAAGCGCCACTTTCCTAATGAAAAAGATGAACGTTATTTAA